Proteins found in one Candidatus Deferrimicrobiaceae bacterium genomic segment:
- a CDS encoding ATPase, T2SS/T4P/T4SS family: MRGSHSEIFDTLQKLGYLSSESVKKLKAKGARKGVPAVEAALLSGMLHPDAKGWILANRLGIPFLEVDPDGVPLSLSELLPEAIAREAMAVPVSREDGQLTLAVADPFLHGTFSRIEEMTGLKVRIVVCPVRRIARILERFYPDALSLSAEDVSGGVMRRDEVEEWLAQGRGRRLAEKILLHAVTAGISSLRIFPTGGSVAVSGDSGGRKSLLLSCPLRFRGALVGSFAQLAGLSAGPESVVEATFQIETTAGVHAFRISFLRGISGVEAIVKVLPDFRSAIALDSIGFNPEQREVMRRILPMRGGIYLVSSPGVEGVATTIFAMLRETHRAGNRVVTVEETHRYRNDGYVQLERQEVERRFEGKWVRLAETLDPDALMIERISGTEELLDLIQIARSGVPVYCGTQGSNLRRALRTLLSLEVDPFLLVRIVRLVMHQRLVDLLCPDCRRAVTAVPSGQLVGERYREKFEPIIREISFYVQGGCSRCHGTGYFGKMALFDMLPFTPGVQSLLLSDAPFEERLTRIVEENLRSAFPSVEDLLRRGMVTFDDVLPFFR, encoded by the coding sequence GTGCGTGGTTCCCACAGCGAAATCTTCGATACGCTTCAGAAACTCGGCTATCTGTCCTCCGAGTCCGTCAAAAAGCTGAAGGCGAAAGGCGCCCGAAAGGGTGTCCCGGCAGTGGAGGCGGCGCTCCTTTCCGGCATGCTTCACCCCGACGCAAAGGGATGGATTCTGGCGAACCGGTTGGGGATCCCGTTTCTCGAGGTCGATCCGGACGGCGTGCCTCTTTCGCTCTCCGAGCTCCTTCCCGAGGCGATTGCCCGCGAAGCCATGGCAGTGCCCGTCTCCCGGGAGGACGGGCAGCTCACTCTCGCTGTCGCCGACCCGTTCCTTCACGGAACGTTCTCCAGGATCGAGGAGATGACGGGCCTTAAGGTTAGGATCGTCGTCTGCCCGGTTCGCAGGATCGCGCGCATTCTCGAACGCTTCTACCCCGATGCGCTTTCGCTCTCGGCCGAGGATGTCTCCGGCGGGGTGATGAGACGGGACGAGGTGGAGGAGTGGCTTGCCCAGGGGCGTGGCCGGCGGCTGGCGGAAAAAATCCTTCTTCATGCCGTGACCGCCGGGATCTCCTCCCTCCGGATATTTCCGACCGGGGGGAGCGTGGCCGTCTCCGGGGACTCCGGGGGGAGGAAATCGCTATTGCTCTCCTGCCCGCTTCGCTTCCGGGGGGCGCTCGTGGGCTCCTTCGCGCAGCTGGCGGGACTTTCCGCGGGGCCGGAATCCGTGGTGGAGGCCACCTTCCAGATCGAGACGACGGCCGGTGTCCATGCGTTCCGGATCAGTTTTCTTCGGGGCATCTCCGGCGTCGAGGCGATCGTCAAGGTTCTCCCGGATTTCCGGTCGGCCATCGCGCTGGACTCGATCGGGTTCAACCCGGAACAACGGGAGGTGATGCGGCGCATCCTGCCGATGCGGGGCGGGATCTACCTGGTCTCCTCCCCCGGGGTCGAGGGCGTGGCGACGACGATCTTCGCGATGCTCCGGGAAACGCACCGGGCGGGCAACCGGGTCGTCACCGTCGAGGAGACCCACCGTTACCGGAACGACGGGTACGTCCAGCTGGAGCGCCAGGAGGTCGAACGGCGGTTCGAGGGAAAGTGGGTGCGCCTCGCGGAGACGCTCGATCCCGACGCGCTGATGATCGAGCGCATCTCCGGAACGGAAGAACTTCTCGATCTCATCCAGATCGCCCGGAGTGGGGTGCCCGTGTACTGCGGAACGCAGGGGAGCAATCTCCGCCGGGCGCTCCGGACCCTGCTCTCCCTGGAAGTCGATCCGTTCCTCCTCGTGCGGATCGTGCGGCTGGTCATGCACCAGAGGCTCGTCGATCTCCTTTGCCCCGATTGCCGCCGGGCGGTGACCGCCGTGCCGTCGGGGCAGCTCGTGGGGGAGCGGTATCGGGAAAAGTTCGAACCGATCATCCGGGAGATCTCCTTCTACGTTCAGGGCGGGTGCTCCCGCTGCCACGGGACCGGATATTTCGGGAAAATGGCCCTGTTCGATATGCTTCCGTTCACCCCCGGCGTCCAGAGCCTTCTTCTTTCCGACGCGCCCTTCGAGGAGAGGCTGACGCGTATTGTCGAGGAAAATCTCCGGTCCGCCTTCCCCTCGGTGGAGGACCTGTTGCGGCGGGGGATGGTGACGTTCGACGATGTTCTTCCGTTTTTCCGATAG
- a CDS encoding nitroreductase family protein: protein MDVFNTMKGRQSIRKFHKDPVPREKILQMVEAATWAPSAGNTQNVRFLVVEDAALLSRMKGIVDEMLSRITGKEVPSAKINYHNLFAAAPVAVCVLGKPYESATDRHLREKDPERHKVRRYQVNAGLQSVAAAITQFLLAAHSLGYGACWMTGPLVAKPELESALSIRPPEELLAVIALGKPDSPPPKPPRKPPEEITEFR from the coding sequence ATGGATGTCTTCAACACCATGAAGGGTCGGCAGAGCATACGGAAGTTCCACAAGGATCCGGTCCCGCGGGAGAAAATTCTCCAGATGGTCGAGGCGGCCACCTGGGCGCCCTCCGCGGGGAACACCCAGAACGTCCGGTTCCTCGTCGTGGAGGACGCCGCCCTTCTCTCCCGGATGAAGGGGATCGTGGACGAAATGCTGTCCCGGATCACGGGGAAGGAGGTCCCTTCCGCCAAGATCAACTACCACAACCTCTTCGCCGCGGCCCCCGTCGCGGTCTGCGTCCTCGGAAAACCGTACGAATCGGCGACGGACCGGCACCTGCGGGAGAAAGACCCGGAGAGGCACAAGGTGCGGCGCTATCAGGTGAACGCCGGCCTGCAAAGCGTCGCCGCGGCCATCACCCAGTTTCTCCTGGCGGCGCATTCCCTCGGATACGGCGCATGCTGGATGACCGGGCCCCTCGTGGCCAAACCGGAGCTCGAATCCGCCCTTTCCATCCGGCCTCCCGAGGAACTTCTGGCGGTGATCGCCCTGGGGAAGCCGGACTCCCCCCCCCCGAAGCCGCCGCGGAAACCTCCCGAGGAGATCACGGAGTTCCGGTAA
- a CDS encoding CBS domain-containing protein — MGTSFAWALAAILLAAGGAAVTALRSSLLIVGEEGLAEDAAGGNENAGRLLAAVRDPGVRHPFSLWVASSALKGVAGLCAGGAALSFFHHLRGWEGAASAAGWAFLFLFLLFCLENLSTRGAMTRPRRILRWGGKGGLHALRWAALPARLLDRLGRLLFGAGYVPEALQDIRFGSEEGILDVIEEGAEHGTIDSTEERMIEGVLRFGETVVNEVMTPWSGVVSLRKGMAYMDAAGIVGNSGFSRYPVLSPDGEDVEGILSSRSLFRPGARENWAQFVEKPVYVPESMKVADLLRQFQRTRVHLAVAIDEHGKLCGVITIHDLLEEIVGRLAEGSKSPEVPEWEKDGALSVPAATPVRVLREEYGIDIPLGDTYETAGGFALDCLQDVPEGVVTFLAHGYRITVAETERFRIKRLRFEKAGLTGTP; from the coding sequence ATGGGTACTTCCTTCGCTTGGGCGCTGGCGGCGATTCTGCTTGCCGCGGGAGGAGCCGCGGTGACCGCGCTTCGCTCTTCCCTTCTCATCGTGGGCGAAGAGGGACTGGCGGAGGACGCGGCCGGGGGGAACGAGAACGCCGGCCGCCTGCTCGCAGCCGTCCGTGACCCCGGGGTCCGTCACCCCTTCTCTCTGTGGGTCGCGTCGTCGGCGCTCAAGGGGGTCGCCGGACTATGCGCGGGGGGAGCCGCCCTCTCCTTCTTCCATCACCTGCGGGGATGGGAGGGAGCGGCCTCGGCCGCCGGGTGGGCCTTTCTCTTCCTGTTTCTCCTCTTCTGTCTGGAGAACCTTTCGACGCGCGGGGCGATGACCCGTCCCCGCCGGATCCTCCGGTGGGGAGGGAAGGGTGGTCTCCACGCTCTGCGGTGGGCGGCCCTGCCCGCAAGGCTTCTGGATCGACTGGGACGGCTCCTGTTCGGAGCGGGGTATGTTCCCGAGGCCCTCCAGGATATCCGTTTCGGCTCCGAGGAAGGGATCCTCGACGTGATCGAGGAGGGGGCGGAGCATGGCACGATCGATTCCACGGAGGAGAGGATGATCGAGGGGGTCTTGCGCTTCGGGGAGACGGTGGTGAACGAGGTGATGACCCCCTGGTCCGGGGTGGTTTCCCTGCGGAAGGGGATGGCGTACATGGACGCGGCGGGTATCGTCGGGAACTCCGGCTTCTCCCGGTATCCCGTTCTGAGCCCGGACGGGGAGGACGTCGAGGGGATCCTCTCCTCCCGGAGCCTGTTCCGGCCGGGGGCGCGCGAGAATTGGGCGCAGTTTGTCGAGAAGCCCGTTTACGTTCCCGAATCGATGAAGGTCGCGGACCTGCTCCGCCAGTTCCAGAGGACGAGGGTCCACCTGGCCGTTGCCATCGACGAGCACGGCAAGCTGTGCGGCGTCATCACGATCCACGATCTCCTCGAAGAGATCGTCGGAAGGCTGGCGGAGGGGTCGAAGTCCCCCGAGGTTCCGGAGTGGGAGAAGGATGGCGCGCTCTCGGTCCCCGCCGCGACGCCGGTCCGGGTTCTGCGCGAGGAGTACGGGATCGATATCCCCCTGGGGGACACGTACGAGACCGCGGGCGGCTTCGCGCTCGACTGCCTCCAGGATGTCCCCGAAGGAGTGGTGACCTTTCTCGCGCACGGATACCGGATCACGGTAGCCGAAACCGAGCGTTTCCGGATCAAACGCCTCCGGTTCGAGAAAGCGGGCCTTACCGGAACTCCGTGA
- a CDS encoding histone deacetylase, which produces MKKVAYVYHPDYLLHAPPFDHPESPDRLIAINEHLQGVGLLDTLVPVTPDYPDNGEILRVHDPDYLRSLEHACRRGDLTLEAEDTYLNKNSYSIALLSAAGAMAGADAVATGKVDRAFCALRPPGHHAGRAVGMGFCLLNNAAITARYLQAKHGVSKVMIIDWDVHHGNGTQNIFWEDPSVFYFSIHENPAFLYPGTGRRWETGKGAGEGMTLNAPMAPGAGNDEYRLAFEQMLAPAVDRFRPEVFVLSTGFDAHRDDPLADIELTEEGYQCLSGILVDLANRSCGGKIISLLEGGYERESLMRCTEIHIRELQKD; this is translated from the coding sequence ATGAAAAAGGTCGCGTATGTCTACCATCCGGACTATCTGCTCCACGCCCCCCCGTTCGATCACCCGGAATCCCCGGATCGCCTGATCGCGATCAACGAGCATCTCCAGGGCGTCGGTCTCCTCGACACGCTCGTGCCGGTAACCCCGGACTACCCGGACAACGGGGAAATTCTCCGGGTTCACGACCCCGATTACCTGCGGAGTCTGGAACATGCCTGCCGCCGGGGGGACCTGACGCTCGAAGCCGAGGACACCTACCTGAACAAGAACTCCTACTCGATCGCCCTGCTCTCGGCCGCAGGGGCCATGGCAGGAGCCGATGCCGTCGCCACCGGGAAGGTCGACCGGGCGTTCTGCGCCCTCCGCCCCCCGGGGCACCACGCCGGGCGCGCCGTGGGGATGGGATTCTGCCTCCTGAACAATGCCGCGATCACCGCCCGGTACCTGCAGGCGAAGCACGGCGTATCCAAGGTGATGATCATCGACTGGGACGTCCACCACGGCAACGGTACCCAGAACATCTTCTGGGAGGATCCGTCGGTGTTTTACTTCAGCATTCACGAGAACCCCGCCTTCCTCTACCCGGGCACGGGGCGGCGATGGGAAACGGGGAAAGGGGCCGGGGAAGGGATGACCCTCAATGCGCCGATGGCTCCGGGGGCGGGAAACGACGAGTACCGGCTGGCGTTCGAACAGATGCTCGCCCCCGCGGTGGACCGGTTCCGTCCGGAAGTGTTCGTCCTTTCCACCGGGTTCGACGCCCACCGCGACGACCCGCTGGCCGACATCGAACTCACGGAAGAAGGGTACCAGTGTCTGTCGGGGATCCTCGTCGATCTGGCAAACCGATCCTGCGGCGGGAAGATCATCTCCCTGCTCGAGGGAGGATACGAGAGGGAGTCCCTCATGCGGTGCACGGAAATCCACATCCGGGAACTCCAGAAGGACTGA
- a CDS encoding CBS and ACT domain-containing protein, translating to MFVTRRMRRDVVTVAPSSTLKEARRLMREHNVRQLPVTGKENELIGVLSDRDIREAMLPVGILPGASEAKMEEMLANTPVEKVMTRKVVTATIDDSLEDAIVLLHDFRVNSLPVVDDKGRVAGIITRTDILKAFIEALGVGEISSRLEVVVPDIPGSLVPLVTIIKNFHVNITSILTTGHTDPDKRAVFFRIATLNVGPIREALQKAGYEILNPGDFRT from the coding sequence ATGTTTGTCACCCGAAGAATGCGGCGGGACGTCGTAACCGTCGCTCCATCCTCCACCCTGAAGGAGGCGCGCCGCCTGATGCGCGAGCACAACGTCCGCCAGCTCCCGGTCACCGGCAAGGAGAACGAGCTGATCGGCGTCCTGTCGGATCGGGACATCCGGGAGGCGATGCTGCCGGTGGGAATCCTTCCCGGCGCTTCGGAAGCGAAGATGGAGGAGATGCTCGCGAACACCCCCGTGGAGAAGGTCATGACCCGCAAGGTCGTCACCGCCACGATCGACGACTCCCTGGAGGACGCGATCGTCCTGCTGCACGACTTCCGGGTCAACTCCCTTCCCGTGGTGGACGACAAGGGCAGAGTGGCCGGGATCATCACGCGGACGGACATCCTCAAGGCGTTCATCGAGGCGCTGGGTGTGGGGGAGATCAGCAGCCGCCTGGAAGTCGTGGTCCCCGACATTCCGGGGTCGCTGGTCCCCCTCGTCACGATCATCAAGAACTTCCATGTGAACATCACGAGCATCCTGACCACCGGTCACACCGATCCGGACAAGCGCGCCGTCTTCTTCCGGATCGCGACCCTCAACGTCGGACCGATCCGGGAGGCCCTCCAGAAGGCGGGGTACGAGATCCTCAACCCGGGGGACTTCCGGACATGA
- a CDS encoding zinc-dependent alcohol dehydrogenase family protein gives MNAMLLRERGPIETSPLVATDLPDPSPGRGEIRVKVSACGICRTDLHVIEGDLPPRRTPVIPGHQVVGTVDAAGKAATRFPRGTRVGIAWLARTCGVCDFCAGGRENLCDRPLFTGYHRDGGFAEYAVVPEAFAYPLPPAFRDTEAAPLLCAGIIGYRALRRADLPAGGKLAIYGFGSSAHIVIQLALHRGCEVFVCTRGKRHRELAKRMGASWAGEDPAKMPAPADSAILFAPSGELVPPALRQLNKGGTLSLAGIHMSDVPAMKYEECLFYEKNIRSVTANTRQDGLDLLREAAEVPIRPKVTLFPLEEANRALQLLKADKLQGTGVLTVGG, from the coding sequence ATGAACGCCATGCTGCTGCGGGAGAGAGGGCCGATCGAAACCTCTCCCCTCGTGGCGACGGACCTTCCGGACCCTTCCCCCGGGCGGGGGGAGATCCGGGTGAAGGTGTCCGCATGCGGGATCTGCCGGACGGACCTCCACGTCATCGAGGGCGATCTTCCCCCCCGGCGGACGCCTGTCATCCCGGGGCACCAGGTCGTGGGCACGGTGGACGCCGCCGGCAAAGCGGCGACCCGGTTCCCGCGGGGGACCCGCGTGGGGATCGCCTGGCTTGCGCGAACCTGCGGGGTCTGCGATTTCTGCGCGGGGGGAAGGGAGAACCTGTGCGACCGCCCGCTGTTTACGGGATATCACCGGGACGGCGGGTTCGCGGAGTACGCGGTCGTGCCCGAGGCGTTCGCCTATCCCCTCCCCCCGGCCTTCCGGGACACCGAAGCCGCCCCGCTCTTATGCGCCGGGATCATCGGGTACCGCGCCTTGCGGAGGGCCGATTTGCCCGCCGGGGGGAAGCTGGCGATCTACGGGTTCGGCTCGTCCGCCCATATCGTGATCCAGCTGGCCCTCCACCGGGGGTGCGAGGTGTTCGTCTGCACGCGGGGAAAGCGGCACCGGGAACTCGCGAAACGGATGGGAGCATCCTGGGCGGGGGAAGACCCGGCGAAGATGCCGGCGCCCGCCGACTCGGCGATCCTGTTCGCGCCGTCGGGCGAGCTGGTTCCCCCGGCCCTGAGACAGCTGAACAAGGGGGGTACCCTGTCGCTCGCGGGCATCCACATGAGCGACGTCCCGGCGATGAAGTACGAGGAGTGTCTCTTCTACGAGAAAAATATCCGGAGCGTCACGGCGAACACCCGGCAGGACGGCCTGGACCTTCTCCGGGAGGCCGCGGAGGTCCCCATCCGGCCGAAGGTCACCCTCTTCCCCCTCGAGGAGGCCAACCGGGCGCTCCAGCTGCTCAAGGCGGACAAACTCCAGGGAACGGGCGTCCTGACCGTAGGCGGATGA
- a CDS encoding FAD-binding protein, with product MSAELPSVWDVVIVGAGPAGLFAASTLAGKLRVLVMEEKSRTGGAGAMTDGKLNLSPHIGLDLTELALSETEAEKRIAAIDEVFLEHGADRVLYGVDQEKIQWWLDRVSWVRRRTEKGDWDITLVPARQRHMGTDLAHRVVARMTDSIAGEGVDFSLRTRVTDLARNEDGTFLLRSARGEFRSRYVVAAPGREGAYWFRGVARGIGALTQYGAIDIGCRVEVAQPVYDEITRVLYDPKFLFVTPTHQDRTRTFCTNPGGRVRVEMRNGYRLVNGDALKKRKTPNTNFAILNTVSMTEPVQDTTEMGRKVMEFANFWGGGDSLVVQRWGDLTQGRRSRAETFSSALLGYDKMTPTLPLGPGVTPGDISYAYPGRIVDNLRETLLLLSRVIPGVAHPSTTVYVPEIKFYDTKYATDRYLETNVPNLFVAGDGVGKSRGIVGAALNGILAAEGILRREGKG from the coding sequence GTGTCCGCTGAGCTGCCTTCCGTCTGGGATGTCGTCATCGTCGGGGCGGGCCCCGCCGGGCTCTTCGCGGCCAGTACGCTGGCCGGGAAGTTGCGCGTTCTCGTGATGGAGGAGAAAAGCCGCACCGGCGGGGCCGGGGCGATGACCGACGGGAAGTTGAACCTCTCCCCGCACATCGGCCTCGACCTGACGGAGCTGGCGTTGTCGGAAACGGAGGCCGAAAAGCGGATCGCCGCGATCGACGAGGTGTTTCTCGAACACGGGGCCGACCGTGTCCTGTACGGGGTCGACCAGGAGAAGATCCAATGGTGGCTGGACCGCGTGTCCTGGGTCCGGCGCCGGACGGAAAAGGGGGACTGGGACATCACGCTCGTTCCCGCGAGACAGCGGCACATGGGGACGGACCTGGCGCACCGCGTCGTCGCCCGCATGACGGATTCGATCGCAGGGGAAGGGGTCGACTTCTCTCTCCGCACGCGGGTGACCGACCTCGCGCGGAACGAGGACGGGACGTTCCTCCTGCGAAGCGCGCGAGGGGAGTTTCGTTCCCGGTATGTCGTGGCGGCCCCGGGGCGGGAGGGCGCCTACTGGTTCCGCGGGGTCGCCCGCGGGATCGGGGCGCTCACGCAGTACGGCGCCATCGACATCGGCTGCCGGGTGGAGGTGGCCCAACCCGTGTACGACGAGATCACGCGGGTCCTCTACGACCCCAAGTTCCTCTTCGTGACCCCCACCCACCAGGACCGCACCCGGACGTTCTGCACCAATCCCGGGGGGAGGGTCCGCGTCGAGATGAGGAACGGATACCGCCTCGTGAACGGGGATGCGCTGAAGAAGCGAAAGACGCCGAACACCAATTTCGCGATCTTGAACACCGTCTCGATGACCGAACCGGTCCAGGACACGACGGAGATGGGCCGGAAGGTGATGGAGTTCGCCAATTTCTGGGGGGGCGGGGACAGCCTGGTCGTCCAGCGGTGGGGGGACCTGACCCAGGGGCGCCGCTCCCGGGCCGAGACGTTTTCCTCGGCCTTGCTCGGATACGACAAGATGACGCCGACCCTCCCCTTGGGGCCGGGGGTCACGCCGGGGGACATCTCCTACGCCTATCCCGGGCGGATCGTCGACAACCTGAGGGAGACCCTGCTCCTGCTCTCGCGTGTCATCCCGGGAGTGGCGCACCCCTCCACGACGGTCTACGTTCCCGAAATCAAGTTCTACGACACGAAGTACGCGACCGACCGCTACCTCGAGACCAACGTCCCGAACCTCTTCGTGGCCGGGGACGGGGTGGGGAAGTCCCGGGGGATCGTCGGAGCCGCGCTCAACGGCATTCTCGCCGCGGAAGGGATCCTGAGGCGGGAGGGGAAGGGGTAG
- a CDS encoding metal-dependent hydrolase gives MPPVKIRWFGHSGFSLQDPSGKTVLIDPWFQGNPTAPSGPEEVKKAEFLLLTHDHFDHAADAAALARQTGALVIGIFELIGDLKAKGVPESQLLHGGIGMNVGGTVVLDGFSFTMTEARHSCTLGTPVGYVIQTPSGLTVYHSGDTGIFSGMELIGELYPVDVALLPIGSVFTMDYRQAAKAAALLKAKTVIPMHFGTFPILEPNADRFVAEMKKTVPGTRVVVLSPGEETSV, from the coding sequence ATGCCGCCCGTCAAGATCCGCTGGTTCGGCCATTCCGGCTTTTCCCTCCAGGATCCCTCCGGCAAGACCGTCCTGATCGACCCGTGGTTCCAGGGGAATCCGACCGCGCCCTCCGGGCCGGAGGAAGTGAAGAAGGCGGAGTTTCTGCTCCTCACGCACGACCATTTCGACCACGCGGCCGACGCAGCCGCGCTCGCCCGCCAGACCGGTGCCCTCGTGATCGGGATCTTCGAGCTGATCGGCGACCTCAAGGCGAAGGGCGTCCCCGAGTCCCAGCTCCTTCACGGAGGGATCGGGATGAACGTGGGCGGCACCGTGGTCCTCGACGGCTTTTCCTTCACGATGACGGAGGCGAGGCATTCCTGCACGCTCGGGACGCCCGTGGGGTACGTCATCCAGACCCCGTCCGGCCTGACCGTCTACCACTCGGGGGATACGGGCATCTTCTCCGGCATGGAGCTCATCGGAGAGCTCTACCCCGTCGACGTGGCGCTCCTGCCGATCGGGTCGGTCTTCACGATGGATTACCGGCAGGCGGCGAAGGCGGCCGCCCTGCTGAAGGCGAAAACGGTCATCCCGATGCACTTCGGAACGTTCCCGATCCTGGAACCGAACGCGGACCGTTTCGTCGCGGAGATGAAGAAAACCGTTCCGGGGACGCGGGTGGTCGTTCTCAGCCCGGGGGAAGAAACTTCCGTCTGA
- a CDS encoding D-sedoheptulose 7-phosphate isomerase: MKEAIGKILKEGADLRLQMIETMTGDILEAAKTIAETFKAGRKVLLFGNGGSAADSQHIAAEFMNRFLIERPPLPAIALTTDTSILTSISNDYTFDDVFSKQIKALGKKGDIAFGISTSGSSPNVLKAFRVAKKQGMVTIALVGEGGKAASLADIALCVPSKSTPRIQEAHVAVGHILCELTDTLLFREAGKR; this comes from the coding sequence GTGAAGGAAGCGATCGGAAAGATACTGAAAGAGGGGGCGGATCTGCGCCTCCAGATGATCGAGACGATGACCGGCGACATCCTGGAGGCGGCGAAGACGATCGCGGAGACCTTCAAGGCGGGAAGGAAGGTTCTTCTCTTCGGCAACGGGGGGAGCGCCGCCGATTCCCAGCACATCGCGGCCGAGTTCATGAACCGGTTCCTGATCGAGCGGCCGCCCCTGCCGGCGATCGCTCTCACCACGGACACTTCCATACTCACCAGCATCTCGAACGATTACACATTCGACGATGTCTTCAGCAAACAGATCAAGGCCCTCGGGAAGAAGGGGGACATCGCGTTCGGGATCAGCACGAGCGGGAGCTCCCCCAACGTGCTCAAGGCGTTCCGGGTGGCGAAGAAGCAGGGGATGGTCACGATCGCCCTCGTGGGGGAGGGAGGGAAGGCGGCCTCGCTCGCGGATATCGCCCTTTGCGTCCCCTCCAAGAGCACCCCGCGGATCCAGGAGGCGCACGTGGCGGTGGGACACATCCTGTGCGAGCTCACGGACACACTCCTGTTCCGCGAGGCCGGGAAGCGATGA
- a CDS encoding CoA-binding protein: protein MNRIYIILKGLPVDDVIDRILDGAKTVAVVGLSDKPDRPSHIVARYLRGKGYRVIPVNPMIREALGEKSYGALAEIPGGVDLVDVFRRSETVPAIAEEAIRIGARFFWMQESVVNEEARTRLAAAGIPVVMDRCVMKELAKRGR from the coding sequence ATGAATCGCATCTATATCATCCTGAAGGGACTTCCCGTGGACGACGTGATCGACCGGATCCTGGACGGGGCGAAAACCGTCGCCGTCGTGGGGCTCTCGGACAAGCCCGACCGCCCGAGCCACATCGTTGCGCGCTATCTCCGGGGGAAAGGGTACCGGGTCATTCCGGTGAACCCCATGATCCGCGAGGCCCTCGGCGAAAAATCCTACGGGGCCCTGGCGGAGATCCCGGGCGGGGTCGATCTCGTCGACGTGTTCCGGAGATCGGAGACGGTACCCGCGATCGCCGAGGAGGCGATCCGGATCGGCGCAAGATTCTTCTGGATGCAGGAGAGCGTAGTGAACGAGGAAGCCCGGACCAGGCTCGCCGCAGCGGGGATTCCCGTGGTGATGGACCGGTGCGTGATGAAGGAGCTCGCGAAACGCGGAAGATGA
- the trxA gene encoding thioredoxin produces the protein MAGTILELNSGNFKTTVESGSIPVLVDFWAPWCGPCRVIAPILEEVAKEFEGKVRVAKLNVDDSPDIASQFGVRGIPTLILFRDGQIKGQMVGVNPKNNIVQLIQKNL, from the coding sequence ATGGCCGGAACCATACTGGAACTGAACAGCGGGAACTTCAAGACGACGGTCGAATCCGGGTCCATCCCGGTGCTGGTCGACTTCTGGGCTCCCTGGTGCGGGCCGTGCCGGGTCATCGCACCGATTCTCGAAGAGGTGGCGAAGGAATTCGAGGGGAAGGTGCGGGTGGCCAAACTGAACGTGGACGACAGCCCGGACATCGCCTCGCAGTTCGGCGTCCGCGGAATCCCCACACTCATCCTGTTCCGGGACGGGCAGATCAAGGGGCAGATGGTGGGAGTCAACCCCAAGAACAACATCGTTCAGCTCATACAGAAAAACCTGTGA